CTGCTTTTCAGGAAGAACCGGTTGACATTGaactgcttctttttttctagCTTTGACATTTAGAATTTCAACCTTTGGGGAAATTACTAGAAAAAATTACCGTTTGAAAGAAActgtgatttgttgtttttcctattTTGTTGGAActttaacaaatgtttttgtttagagaTAATGAATTTACCCCATTATTATTTTCTAATattatcatttttaatattctgGTTCCCActatttaaatgtaattgtCTTTGAAAGCATAACTCAACACAGAGTATGCACAGTATCCCTTGTAATGGTTGTCGGACATTATGGCCCAATGACGGGGCTTCCTCTCCCCGTCTGCCCACAAACTGATGCCTGACGAGCCACAAGAACATGGCTGCAACAGCCGTTCAATACGCTGTGTACAAATTGGAGGCAGCAATAACTCAATTGCTGCGGCTAATTCACTCACAGCCGGGGCACGGGTCCAGAAAAGTTGGATAATGCAGTGAAGGCCTGCAGGGATTTGTTGCCCCACAGCCATTTCATTCAATATAGGCCAGGCTTCAGTGGGTATTACTCACTTGCTAAACAAGTCCTGAAGACAGCTAGCCATGCTTTTATAGCCAGCGCCTTCACTTTGACGCAGAAACTTTGGAGCCACGTTAGGTTAATAAATCAGCCGCAGTAAGTAACTCAGTGGAGGAGGCATATTTTTTGGACGCGTCAGCTGTGAACGTATGGGTCCACGGGCTGCTATTTACTCAGGTGAGCGCTGCGGATCTCGCGCTGAAGGGGATTTGTTTTCCGAAGAGCTAAACAACAGCCCATCCGACGCAGTCAAATGAGAactttcaataaataaataacgtcTGGCTCGTGTCAGCGCGCTGTACAGTTTCAGgacatttttaattcaaatcttCCAAAGCCTTTTCCCCCGTTTAGATGTCGCGTGTTTATTTAGGATCAAACGATAATGAGCGGCGACGACGACGGCTTCAGATAAAAGCGTGATCACGCGGAGGATGTTTTGCACTGGTCTAATTTGTAAATGATGTGGTGACACGCCGTGGTCTAGGTGCTGATATCCCCCAGTTAAACACCATCAGTCAGGATGAGTGATGGAACGCTGGATGTTATGCTGCTCCTGGGAGGCACCAGTAAATCACCAGCAATGACCCTCGTTGGACTGGTGGTCCAGTCGAGGCGGCCGCTGGAATGCCGGTGCCCCTAAAAGACCAACTGCTCATCCTAATGGGATTATAATGAGGAAATGAGGAAGCGCTAGTCTGTCTTCAGTTACCGCAGCAGAGAGTCGCATGGGAGGAAGCTCGTCCCGTCTCCGCCCGCGCTTTCCCACCGAGAGacatattttacatatttaaatgatttttattATAGTGCAGGAAATAAAAAGTTAGGCTTCCATTTCCTTGTGCTTTGATGCCTTTACTGCACCTTGCTGTCCAGTGTTGGCTTGTGAACATGTTTGCAGGTCCTAAGTGCTCCCAACAGGCCGGAGGAGGAGAACGCGTCCCGCTCTCGATCCTGACGCTGGGGTTCAAAGAGAGCgagacctgctgctggagccacgGACGCCGTTTAACCCTTTCTGTTCCCGGATCTGTGTCGTTTTATGCTTTGAGTAACCTGAATGTgtcacgtactgtacagtgcgTTGCTGTAGCCGACGAGCGCATCCGCGCGGCTtcgtcctgtgtgtgtgtgtgtgtgtgtgtgtgtgtgtgtgtgtgtgtgtgtgtgtgtgtgtgtgtgtgtgtgtgtgtgtgtgtgtgtgtgtgtgtgtgtgtgtgtgtgtgtgtgtgtgtgtgtgtgtgtgagggcgtgTAAATCCATAACCGTGCAtctcacttcctgtgtttttctcctcataACACTTGTCCACTCTTTCCCAGATGTCTCCCCGGATACTTTGGCCCTCGATGCTTACAGACCGAGCCGCAGCGGTTGTCCATGCCCAATCCAAGTATGTTCACTTGATATGAGCAGCTgagaacagagacacagttGTCACTGGATTACCTCTGTGGACtccagctgcccccccccacccccccaccccctgctcCACTCTCCCaagtttcttcctctttctcctcctctttttccctCTCAGGTCAACACGCAATGAGCTGCGCACTCCACCATGCACACAATGGTGCCATCCATGGGAACACTCTGCTTCTGCTGTTTGTAGTTGTGCTGTTGTTCTAATtctgtttctctgcctctccccccccccccccccctccccccttcctcaAATTCTTCTACAAACACTCTCCTTTTTCACTCCAcccttgctctctctccctctctctctctctctctctctccctccttctctctgactCATTCTCCTTCTCACTCATCCACcacccttctcctccctctcttcctgtgGCTTTGTTTCTTTCCATCAGGTGTCCGAATGACTTTACTGGTGATCGCTGTCAAACCTACGTTATGGCCAGTTTCTACCGTATGTCAATTTCCTCTTCTGTCACTCTGTCAGACTGTCCTTGTGTGATGCGTGCATGCTGGGTGTAGAGCGACTGCAGTGATGTCCTGTAGTTACCTAATAGTTTTGTCTTAGCCTCCTCTGATGACTCATTTACAATCTGGCATGTTTTGGTGGAGTCTGTTATTCTGCTTGGCCTGCATGCGATACAATGCGTCCTTCAGCTCTCGGCATAACGCACATTAGGTTAAGCAGTAAGTTTAAAAATGTAACAACAACAAGGCCAATGGATAAAGTCCCGCTAACACAGTTGATTTATGCATGACCAGCTGCATGCACAAATACCAAAACCCAACCTTTGGTTCGCTGGCTAACAATGCTTGTTTGTGCAATGGGCTGAAAACCGGAGCTTGTATGATCTTATTAGAGCAGATCCATGGATGGAAAGCCAGGCTGAACCCTTTGCATTTACTAACACACACTAATCCACTCGGGTAGATTACACTGTAACTTTGCAGCACAATGAGCTGAAGGTTCATCTGATTTTTAGAATATATTTATCATACCTGCAAAATAAATGTAtgcattaatattcagtgtCTTATGACAAAAACGTTCCAAGGTCCAATTCCTTTTAAATTCAGTGTTCTCGCATGTGTTACACCTGTTTAAACTAGAACACACAGTACGTGCACATACAAGCAGGATCCATAACTTGCAGTACAGTAAGAACATGCTAACCTGTTAAACAGGGCAAAGCATTTGACATTCACATCCATCAACAGCGACCTCACACGAAAACCTGTACTGTACTAGCGACCGCGAGCCCGCACGCGTCACAGGTGCCGGAAGGACTCGCCGCCAGAGTTAACCGGAACATTGGTCAGATTGCGTGTGTTGCAAGCACACGTTTCTTCAGGAGTAGCAACAAAATGGTGCTCCGGAGCAGATGTCCTCACAGAGTTCACACGCTGTGCCAGATTGCCGTGTGGAGCAGCTTTGTTAGCCCGGGGTAAGACTTGTCAACCCCGCACCAATCCACACGGCAACATCAGCAAACACATCCATCAACTGCAGAATTACACCCAGATTAGATGAAGGTTTGTGGAGAGCTGCGGCTTGATGGATCTTGCCCTGAAGGTCTTGTGCTTTGAAACCCATCTACGTGGTCTTAAACTGCTTCTTTACATTATCAACTTGTTACTTGCAGGCTTCATTGTTTAGACCACAGTATTACAGGACCCGCTCTGATTACTGCTCAGGTATCATCAAACATAAACAACTTACTGTAGGTCTCATCTATGTTGGACTTTGTTCTCTGCGGAAAGTATATCCTGTATAATGATATAGAATTAAATATGAAGTCTATAATTTATCTCCGATAACAACTGAGAGCCTCTTGGTATTGTAGCGTATGTGttagctcagtgtatttaaaagcACATGTGGTTACAATTCCTGTTTAACTTGAGGAATAAGTGGCCGCGTCTGCTTTTGGCCGGCGCTATCTTATCCTGTAGACTTCTACAGCTCTCATACTGTTTGTTATACGCTGGCTCGGAGTTCAAGACCAAAACCCCCTTCTTAACTACGAGTAATTTCATCTCGCATTAGCTCGTAACGCAGCCCGCTTGAAATTGCCTGTTGTTTTGGCAGGGCCAAAGTGTGGGAGCACTCGGGCCTACACTTGCTCACTGTCTCTGCACTCTGTTTAGCTTCAGCGCAGCTGTGCAACTGCATCACAGGCAGCATTTATTTCCACTTCTCATCCAAACACACGGACACAGACCCAGCTTTGATTACTCGGTTTACATGTTTAATTCAGTGACCTGATTATTTACCGGCTTAACAGATGCCAGGTTTTAAAGATCATGATGAAAACGCTGGGATTTGTTGAAAACAATCCGCATTTTTACTCGCACGCTAACGATAAAAGTGCTCTGCGTCCTGTCACGAGACAGAGGAACATGTAGACTTACAATATACTGCACGCGCTCAGAACATGATTTATAACCCATGGTTTTTATCACTATGACCTTTAACCTGTTATTGCTTCCAATAAGCAGATCAGGTTCATGAAAAGCACATGATGATAAATGTAGAGGGTGAGCTGCACTCGTCATACACACCAGTCACAGagcatattttacattttccgTTATCTATATACCAGAATAAATCATTCCTTTTTCtcaaacagcagacacacacatacacgcactcCTTAGCTAAAGACCCACCTCCTGGATGGGGCGCCTCCCATCCCCATGAGATACGGCAGAGAAGGAGGATGGCTTCAGCTCAGCCATAAGGCCTTGGCTTAACAAGAGCATGTTGTCATAAGAACAGCTGGGAGTTGCTTCAACCCAAGTAAAGCAAGCGAGCTGCCAGAGATACGGGCTCAGCTGGTTGGTGCATCCTCCCTATGGCCTCGCTCTGCCATATAGTATGAAGTCCAACTATAATTCACTCTGTTTCAGTGCGATGGGCCAGATGCAGTAGAGATGCAATCATTTAACCGGCTCGTAACAGACAGTGTAGGGTTTTTAGGGAGACGTAAGCTAAAGGTAAAGTCAGCACATGACTTACAGTATCTCCCCCCACTGTGAACCTAATACGTCTGATTCCCATTAGGATGTTTCATTCGCTTATGTAACAAACAGGTGCTCTCTGGGTGGAGACGCACAGCAGCTAGTGAAGCATCCAGAGCCATAAAATAGAtcattcataaaaataaaacacaagaacGCCCCAGTCGTGCGgttctgtagctgtgtgtgttgcatgctCTGACTGCGCCGCTCTCACAATTACTGTACTGACAAGTGTTTCCGTCTCAATTGCTGTAATGCTTATTTGTATTTGCAGCGGTTAGAACGTGTCACTCTCTTAATCTGGTCTTTTGTTtcttgtcccccccccccacctccctccttcttgCAACTGTCAACCCTCTGCAATGGCAGAGCATCTTGGGATTGAATTTATGGGTATGGAACAAAGTTTTGATTCACATGCTCCCATTCCCTCTGTGGTGTGAACTGTAAATCACGTTGTCCATCAATTAACCAATGGCTCGATGGGTCGTACCATAACTCAATGACAAACCCGTCGGTCAGTGCACAGTAATTGACTTACCATCAAACATTAACATGGATGCAGTCACCTGTACCTTTGACAGTGTGACAGTAAAGCAGAGCAATTAACTGAGTTTAACTGAGCAtattttttcccccattttggactgattttagtttttctttccGTAACAAGCACGATGTATCATGTAGATGCCAGATGTCTTTCCTCAGTCTTCATCTCTAACTAGCCGGCCCTCTTAGCTTCATGACTCCATTgtccctctctccctttgtcATGCCATCCCTTTCTTTGTATCCATGTGTGATCCTGTCCGTGTCCCTTGCATCACGCCGTCGTTAGCGTAGCTGAAACGAAGCTGTGATTCCTCTGTGTTCCTGTTTAAAGGATCTTTTAAGGATGCTGTAATGGGAGCATGCTAAGCTAGATTTAGAAACACAGGCCTGTTTTCGTCCTCTCGCTTCCTTCCATCTCCATCTGCTGTAATCTCTTGTTTGCTTCTGTCTTTTCCAGAAAAGTGCTGTGATGGTTGAGCGTATAAAGAAATTTAGTACCAAGACATAGTGTGGTGTCATACCTCCACCAGTATAATTCCCTGTGTTGATAATTCATCAGCAGCATATGAGTGCCATCTTACCCAGTTCGCTACTATAAATAAACGGATCCCAGTGATTTATATGTGGTGACACAAATTGGCAAGTGGAGGTAAAATGGCTGAGGGTGAATGCGAGCAGGAAACCTCTGACGGACGGAGTTGTACAAATTCAATTTGCGTCATTACATTATTCATCAGGCACCACGCTACCTCTTTGCTCCGTCACTTCCCTTGGGGAAACAGAATCTAGCTCAACATTACACGCACGCGCTTCTCTGGAAAAGCAACAACATTGCTCCAATTTCATCTTTAACAATGTTTGATTTAGAGGTTTCTTAAATGATTATGTGTTAAGATCAATATGTTTCCTAAATACCTGAGCAGATGAAGACTTGTGCAGCAGTACAGTTAAAGTGCAGCAGTAACTTTACCTGTACCCCCTCACCTACAGGCTGGGCTCATTATAGTCTTATGTATAATTTGAAAGTGCTTCGTGAACACGTTTGCTCAAATCAACCCTCCGCTGACCCCCTGCCCCCGCCCACGCTGCCTTACTGCAGCCCGGGAGCAAGCTCCTCTGTTGCATTTGAGATTCTATGAGGACTGTGGAGTGAGTTGTCAGCGAAGCTTCGTGCTGCTCAGGATTTAGCGAGCGACAAGGAAAAGAATGTAAATGTGCAGAGGAGAAGTGAGAACCTGCACCTTTGAGAGACTGATTTTCTTTTCCCTCTTATCTCTCtggctctgtgtgcgtgtgcgtttgtgtgtgcgtgtgtgttgacagaggcagaggaactCTACCAGAAGAGAGTCCTGACAATCACGGGTATTTGTGTGGCTCTGCTGGTGGTGGGCATCGTGTGTGTGGTTGCCTATTGTAAAACCAAGTAAGTGAAATGACTTTTGCACCTTTCGCGCCTCGTGTCATTTTTCACGGCACCGTAAGCACAGATAAGCGAGTGAACACTGGGTCCTGctcaacaggaaacaaagaaagaagatGCACAATCATCTGCGACAGAACATGTGTCCAGAACATCCCAATCGTAACCTTGCTAATGGACCCAATCACCCAGGACCAGGCCCAGAGGAAATCCCTATGGTAGATGTAAGTATACGCACGCAGATGTGCACCAAATGGTTTTATGCTTGGTTATAtaacctttttttcccccatatTTCTTCATCTGCCGACGTTTTATTTGTTCTTTGGACACAGTACATATCAAAGAATGTCCCCCCAACTGAACGAGTCATACGGCCGGCGACAGAGGGATCTTTTCCTGCCAGCCATGCCTCTTCCAGATCTCACAACTCTTCCACACGAGCCCATTCGTCAACTCACAGGTAAGCGTTGACGAATCTCAGCTGGTTAAATCACAGCCTCTGGAAAGTGTCAAATCGATTGCCAAGCTTCTTTTTTTAGGGGAAGCGTGTGATGTATGCCTGTTAACAaccttttttcatatttttttttattgtcagacATGAGGAGCGGACATGGAGCCTGGAACACTCTGAAAGTGTCCTCTCCGACTCGCCGGGCATGATGTCATCATCTGTGGGGACCAGTAAATGCAGCAGTCCCGCGTGCATGGAGGCGCGGGCGCGGCGCGCCGCTCACTGTGGCTACTCCGAGCCCCGGCGGCCAGGCCTGCAGTACGGAGACTCCTTCGACTCGCTGGGGGACTCGCCGCACAGCGACAGGTGGGGGGCGCGGGCCGGCGCGGCTCATTCGGCATTGGGTTTGTTGTGGACATTTTGAGaagtctcctctctctgctggttCTCTCTCAGCCTCGAGAGGCCAGTCAGGGCACTCTGAGAGACTCAGTGGAAAGTGACACACAGCAGGCATGGTGATGAAATACACTCAGGTAGGCAAGCGTGAGAAACAGTGCTTATTTAAATAGGAGGTGTTTGCATACGGCTGCTGTACGTTCCCCCTCTGGCCACCGGGGCTGGTTCCAGGGTTGGCGCATCTCTGGCCTTGGTTGGCCTAGTGAGGTAGTCTCGTATGTAGTCTTGTGGGGGCTCTGATGCCTAAAAACGATTTTAGGCATTCACGCAACGCTTAAAAGCATTCAGTCCCATAAGCCCAACCCCACGCTGGCCCGAGCTGCACTGTACGTAACTGTGACTGAATGCAGCGTTCCCCTTAACGGAACACCTAAAGCGAACAAAGGCCTGAATCAGAACTTCTCTTTGATCATCGTGAAAAAGCGTCCCTAGGAGCAGGtagttttcatttcaaatgatGTGCAGAGCCTTTGAGTGTTTCTGGTGACGGCGCAGATGTTCTGGTTTGAAGAACTCTAATGAGGATGGGATCCCACTCTTGCCTTCTTGAGTAAGTCCAGCGCAGGTTCTCCTTCAGCTGATATATTATTAACTCTTGCGCAAGGTCGTCTTAGAGGAGTGATCACGTACAGTGAGTGCCGGGCTCCATGTGGGAAGGTCCCAGGTAAGAAGAGAAGCGGTCactgggtcagagtggagaaaattagtcctccagctgtttttttGCTTCAACGCACTTTCACTTTGGAGTTGCAGCATTTTCTCTGCAGCTTAATCTCAAATGCGATCTAAATCACGCGATCTTGGAAAGGGGCTTGAGCCGAGCGCTAGAAGTGATGCTGGGTTGGCAGTGGCTCTGTGATTAAATAACATCTGAGCAAAATGACCAGTGTCTAATGCATAACCAGGCAAGACGCGTCTTGTCGTCTTAAGATGAAAACAAGTCCAGGACTCAGCGAGCACGTGTGCATGAGCGGGGCCTTGGCCGTTAGCTGTTCTGCGGAGGCAGATTGCATAACAACGTCCCATCAGAGTCATCCCAGGTAACGAATGGCTCCTCCGTTGGGCCGGCAGCTTCGGCGTGAGCTGATTCAGCAGAGCTGTGTGAAAAGCGTTGTGGGTTCCTGAAGACAATAACAGTCAGTGGTTTCCTAGCGTACATGTAAATAAAGCGGTTCTCACGTTAGCTGTGAGTGCGAGTTCAGCTGCTGTACCTGAATGGATGGCAGAGTCTGCCGTTTGGTAGCTAGCTAAAGAGCGGCTAGCTAGCAGTTAGAAGCTAACTGCTGCTTCCTCGGCCGGGCCTCGGTTTGAACTGTCCCAGAAGCCTTGGCCATCGTCCTATTGAACACGATGCCTGTTAAAGCCTCCCATTGATTTGTCGACGCTCTCTGTTGTGGTTCTGGCTTCTTCCTACTGAGCTCTCTCCTCCCGTCTGCTTCTACCACAGATACGTGTCTGCCCTGACAACACCAGCCCGCCTCTCCCCAGTGGATTTCCATTACTCCTTGCCCCCACAGGTGCCTACCTTCCAGATCACATCTCCCAACGCCAGCCACGCCATGTCCCTCCCCCCCGCCGTCCACAACCCCTACCCCCCGGAGGACGACCAGCCTCTGCTGCGCCGCTACCAGGTGCCCCTCCACGACGCCCAGTGCCAGGAGCCTTACCGGCAGCAGCGCCGCACCTATCTCAACGACAGCAGAGGGAGCCTGCCCTCCAGCCCCTACCGGCTGGCCGAGGACGAGGACTATGAGACCACCCAGGAGTACCTCTCCTCTCGGGAGCAACCAAAGAGAAGCGGGTCCGGCGGAGCCGGCGGCAGGCGCTGGCGGAGGTCCAGACTGAACGGCCACGTGGCCCCGCGGGGGTACGAGGCATCCCGGGAGTACGGGTCACGGAGCTGCCTAACGGATAGCGAGTCggaggaggacggcgagagCACGCCCTTCCTCAGTATGCAGAACATGAACGCCGAGCCCTCCACCATCTACAGGCCAGCGGACAGTCGGACTTCTCACTCGTCGGGGCGGCACAGTGGGAACATGCACACGAGACTTACACACTCACACTCCAAACCGGACAATACACCCCATTAAAGAGTGAAAATGAACCAACGAAAATCAATATAGTATAGACATACATCTAtaagaaatatttttattttatataactGACATATATTCTaaacaaatgaaatatttattttcattttagcaAAAGTTGTCTACTAGTTAACAGCAAAGACTTTTTTATAGGGAAAACTCTATTTATATGTAAATTTTGATTTACAGCATAAAAAGATGTGCCAGTTTTTTCACGACGTAAAAATAGAGTAATATTGTGGTGCCTTTTGCTGTATGCCGATGCCAGAGGGCCAGTGGAGGTTTTTGTAGCCTTTCTTATATGGACGCCTCATTTTTTATACACATTTATGTTTGATTTTcctctctggtttcctgtttgACTTTCCTTTCCGAGTTGCATTCTATGAGGAGTCTCACGCGACTGGAACATAAGCCCTTTCCATGTCACGCAATATAAACCATTTCAACATAAAGCGTATGTTTACATTAATCTGATTCGCCTGTAGGGTCTGTGTTTCGGGATTTAATAGGACGCCTAATGAATATAATGTAAATCCTTTTTTGCCCTCTGACTGTCTACCAAGAAAACGAGTGGGTCAGcgactgtgtgtgagtgtgtttgtgtatgcgtCTTGCTTGCATGTATTTGTGATCGTTAGGTGAATTTCATAGTTGCTCGTGGTACCATCACACACGTGGGTCCGGCCCGAGTGCAGGTGGACACGTGAAGCTGCTGTAGGGTCGTATGTTATGCAGGTCATTGCTTGGTGTGTTTACAGCTATTCGGGCCACACCCCCCCAGTAACCCTTTTGTTTCCCAACAGGCTTTTTTACACCTTAGCCTGTTAGGagtctgacacacactgagccgCTTGGCACAGGTTGACCCTTTGCCATCGGAGGTGGTGGCAAAACTACTA
This Betta splendens chromosome 14, fBetSpl5.4, whole genome shotgun sequence DNA region includes the following protein-coding sequences:
- the nrg2a gene encoding neuregulin 2a isoform X1; the encoded protein is MRLDSVHLSMLVIGVSFACYSPSLNSLQDQAYKSAVVIEGKVQPTPVNVSAEPYRVNVKVLDVWPLNSGGLEREQLVTVGEFGSEAPCTKVKKNHKYIFFMDPTDEPLVFKASFAPLDTSGKNLKKDLGKILCVDCAGAPKLKPIKNPITVNEREKLVVKCEATGKSPLTYTWFKDGNELKRSKEVRIKNKKHSRVQINKAKLEDSGNYTCVVENSLGKGNSTGTVNVQSRHRVCLVGDAPSMGLPVRKLLSATLTTTITPDSGHTKRCNDTDKSYCVNGGECFFIEGVDQLSCKCPNDFTGDRCQTYVMASFYQHLGIEFMEAEELYQKRVLTITGICVALLVVGIVCVVAYCKTKKQRKKMHNHLRQNMCPEHPNRNLANGPNHPGPGPEEIPMVDYISKNVPPTERVIRPATEGSFPASHASSRSHNSSTRAHSSTHRHEERTWSLEHSESVLSDSPGMMSSSVGTSKCSSPACMEARARRAAHCGYSEPRRPGLQYGDSFDSLGDSPHSDRYVSALTTPARLSPVDFHYSLPPQVPTFQITSPNASHAMSLPPAVHNPYPPEDDQPLLRRYQVPLHDAQCQEPYRQQRRTYLNDSRGSLPSSPYRLAEDEDYETTQEYLSSREQPKRSGSGGAGGRRWRRSRLNGHVAPRGYEASREYGSRSCLTDSESEEDGESTPFLSMQNMNAEPSTIYRPADSRTSHSSGRHSGNMHTRLTHSHSKPDNTPH
- the nrg2a gene encoding neuregulin 2a isoform X5, with protein sequence MRLDSVHLSMLVIGVSFACYSPSLNSLQDQAYKSAVVIEGKVQPTPVNVSAEPYRVNVKVLDVWPLNSGGLEREQLVTVGEFGSEAPCTKVKKNHKYIFFMDPTDEPLVFKASFAPLDTSGKNLKKDLGKILCVDCAGAPKLKPIKNPITVNEREKLVVKCEATGKSPLTYTWFKDGNELKRSKEVRIKNKKHSRVQINKAKLEDSGNYTCVVENSLGKGNSTGTVNVQSITTTITPDSGHTKRCNDTDKSYCVNGGECFFIEGVDQLSCKCLPGYFGPRCLQTEPQRLSMPNPKAEELYQKRVLTITGICVALLVVGIVCVVAYCKTKKQRKKMHNHLRQNMCPEHPNRNLANGPNHPGPGPEEIPMVDYISKNVPPTERVIRPATEGSFPASHASSRSHNSSTRAHSSTHRHEERTWSLEHSESVLSDSPGMMSSSVGTSKCSSPACMEARARRAAHCGYSEPRRPGLQYGDSFDSLGDSPHSDRYVSALTTPARLSPVDFHYSLPPQVPTFQITSPNASHAMSLPPAVHNPYPPEDDQPLLRRYQVPLHDAQCQEPYRQQRRTYLNDSRGSLPSSPYRLAEDEDYETTQEYLSSREQPKRSGSGGAGGRRWRRSRLNGHVAPRGYEASREYGSRSCLTDSESEEDGESTPFLSMQNMNAEPSTIYRPADSRTSHSSGRHSGNMHTRLTHSHSKPDNTPH
- the nrg2a gene encoding neuregulin 2a isoform X8, which translates into the protein MSGELQRCRVKVTAGAPKLKPIKNPITVNEREKLVVKCEATGKSPLTYTWFKDGNELKRSKEVRIKNKKHSRVQINKAKLEDSGNYTCVVENSLGKGNSTGTVNVQSRHRVCLVGDAPSMGLPVRKLLSATLTTTITPDSGHTKRCNDTDKSYCVNGGECFFIEGVDQLSCKCPNDFTGDRCQTYVMASFYQHLGIEFMEAEELYQKRVLTITGICVALLVVGIVCVVAYCKTKKQRKKMHNHLRQNMCPEHPNRNLANGPNHPGPGPEEIPMVDYISKNVPPTERVIRPATEGSFPASHASSRSHNSSTRAHSSTHRHEERTWSLEHSESVLSDSPGMMSSSVGTSKCSSPACMEARARRAAHCGYSEPRRPGLQYGDSFDSLGDSPHSDRYVSALTTPARLSPVDFHYSLPPQVPTFQITSPNASHAMSLPPAVHNPYPPEDDQPLLRRYQVPLHDAQCQEPYRQQRRTYLNDSRGSLPSSPYRLAEDEDYETTQEYLSSREQPKRSGSGGAGGRRWRRSRLNGHVAPRGYEASREYGSRSCLTDSESEEDGESTPFLSMQNMNAEPSTIYRPADSRTSHSSGRHSGNMHTRLTHSHSKPDNTPH
- the nrg2a gene encoding neuregulin 2a isoform X7 — its product is MAEKGKNERKGKKRGKGQKEAGAPKLKPIKNPITVNEREKLVVKCEATGKSPLTYTWFKDGNELKRSKEVRIKNKKHSRVQINKAKLEDSGNYTCVVENSLGKGNSTGTVNVQSRHRVCLVGDAPSMGLPVRKLLSATLTTTITPDSGHTKRCNDTDKSYCVNGGECFFIEGVDQLSCKCPNDFTGDRCQTYVMASFYQHLGIEFMEAEELYQKRVLTITGICVALLVVGIVCVVAYCKTKKQRKKMHNHLRQNMCPEHPNRNLANGPNHPGPGPEEIPMVDYISKNVPPTERVIRPATEGSFPASHASSRSHNSSTRAHSSTHRHEERTWSLEHSESVLSDSPGMMSSSVGTSKCSSPACMEARARRAAHCGYSEPRRPGLQYGDSFDSLGDSPHSDRYVSALTTPARLSPVDFHYSLPPQVPTFQITSPNASHAMSLPPAVHNPYPPEDDQPLLRRYQVPLHDAQCQEPYRQQRRTYLNDSRGSLPSSPYRLAEDEDYETTQEYLSSREQPKRSGSGGAGGRRWRRSRLNGHVAPRGYEASREYGSRSCLTDSESEEDGESTPFLSMQNMNAEPSTIYRPADSRTSHSSGRHSGNMHTRLTHSHSKPDNTPH
- the nrg2a gene encoding neuregulin 2a isoform X2 — its product is MRLDSVHLSMLVIGVSFACYSPSLNSLQDQAYKSAVVIEGKVQPTPVNVSAEPYRVNVKVLDVWPLNSGGLEREQLVTVGEFGSEAPCTKVKKNHKYIFFMDPTDEPLVFKASFAPLDTSGKNLKKDLGKILCVDCAGAPKLKPIKNPITVNEREKLVVKCEATGKSPLTYTWFKDGNELKRSKEVRIKNKKHSRVQINKAKLEDSGNYTCVVENSLGKGNSTGTVNVQSRHRVCLVGDAPSMGLPVRKLLSATLTTTITPDSGHTKRCNDTDKSYCVNGGECFFIEGVDQLSCKCLPGYFGPRCLQTEPQRLSMPNPKAEELYQKRVLTITGICVALLVVGIVCVVAYCKTKKQRKKMHNHLRQNMCPEHPNRNLANGPNHPGPGPEEIPMVDYISKNVPPTERVIRPATEGSFPASHASSRSHNSSTRAHSSTHRHEERTWSLEHSESVLSDSPGMMSSSVGTSKCSSPACMEARARRAAHCGYSEPRRPGLQYGDSFDSLGDSPHSDRYVSALTTPARLSPVDFHYSLPPQVPTFQITSPNASHAMSLPPAVHNPYPPEDDQPLLRRYQVPLHDAQCQEPYRQQRRTYLNDSRGSLPSSPYRLAEDEDYETTQEYLSSREQPKRSGSGGAGGRRWRRSRLNGHVAPRGYEASREYGSRSCLTDSESEEDGESTPFLSMQNMNAEPSTIYRPADSRTSHSSGRHSGNMHTRLTHSHSKPDNTPH
- the nrg2a gene encoding neuregulin 2a isoform X4 — translated: MRLDSVHLSMLVIGVSFACYSPSLNSLQDQAYKSAVVIEGKVQPTPVNVSAEPYRVNVKVLDVWPLNSGGLEREQLVTVGEFGSEAPCTKVKKNHKYIFFMDPTDEPLVFKASFAPLDTSGKNLKKDLGKILCVDCAGAPKLKPIKNPITVNEREKLVVKCEATGKSPLTYTWFKDGNELKRSKEVRIKNKKHSRVQINKAKLEDSGNYTCVVENSLGKGNSTGTVNVQSITTTITPDSGHTKRCNDTDKSYCVNGGECFFIEGVDQLSCKCPNDFTGDRCQTYVMASFYQHLGIEFMEAEELYQKRVLTITGICVALLVVGIVCVVAYCKTKKQRKKMHNHLRQNMCPEHPNRNLANGPNHPGPGPEEIPMVDYISKNVPPTERVIRPATEGSFPASHASSRSHNSSTRAHSSTHRHEERTWSLEHSESVLSDSPGMMSSSVGTSKCSSPACMEARARRAAHCGYSEPRRPGLQYGDSFDSLGDSPHSDRYVSALTTPARLSPVDFHYSLPPQVPTFQITSPNASHAMSLPPAVHNPYPPEDDQPLLRRYQVPLHDAQCQEPYRQQRRTYLNDSRGSLPSSPYRLAEDEDYETTQEYLSSREQPKRSGSGGAGGRRWRRSRLNGHVAPRGYEASREYGSRSCLTDSESEEDGESTPFLSMQNMNAEPSTIYRPADSRTSHSSGRHSGNMHTRLTHSHSKPDNTPH